In Sulfuriferula plumbiphila, the genomic window GCGTGATCAGTGGCAGCGCATTACGGAGCTGGATATGCAAATCGCGGGAATTGAGCTCAAGCTTAAAAGCTGGTTAAAGGTGGACAAGGCGGCCCGCGCCATTGCTGACATTCCCGGTGTGGGCCTGTTGACCGCCACCGCTGCGGTGGCCACGATGGGCGATGCCAAAGCCTTCAAGTCAGGCCGTGAGTTTGCGGCTTGGGTGGGCTTGGTGCCTGGGCAAACCGGCACGGGCGGGAAGACGAGGCTACTGGGCATCAGCAAGCGTGGTGACACCTATTTGCGAACCCTGCTCATCCACGGCGCCCGCTCGGTATTGGTACACGCCAAGCAACCTGGGGCGTGGGTTGACGAATTAGGCAAGCGCAGGCCATCCAATGTGGTGGTGGTCGCGCTGGCCAACAAGATGGCGCGAATGATCTGGGCGATGCTGGCCCATGACCGGGCGTACCAGGGCGACTGGGTCAGCATCAGGCCAGCATAGGGCCATGCACTGGGCAGTCAAAGAATAACGAACACAGGAGTGAATGCTGAAAGGTTGCGATAGGTAATTGTGTGTGATGGCAAACAGGTCAGACCGTGGCTTGCTAAACCTGAATGATGAGCTGGACATCAATAGTCCGCCAGGAGAATGAGGGGCAAGTCAGCGAATTCCATCGGGGCCCGCAGGGAAATAGCCTGCAACAAGGCCGGATATAGAACTGCAGCCTTGTCTTGTTTACCAAAACACAGCAAAAACCCTTGGCAATCGGGAAGCGTCCATATAGATCATCATGAAAAAGCTGCATTTCATACTCGTTCCCGTTGTATTGGCCGCATTTTTCACTGTGCCAGCTAGTGGCGCCGATATGCCAAACATGGCTGGCATGAAGATGGAAACACCTACAACCGCAGTTGGCAAAGGGCATAAAGGCAAAGGCATTGTCAACAGCGTGGACCTGGCGATGCTAAAACCCGGACAGCATGTCGATTTCGAGCTGTCCGAGAAGGCCAAAGGGCAGTATCTTGTTACGAAGATCGCGCCTGCCAAATAACTGGCTATGACGCGAGGAAGCTGCAGGGAATGGTGGCTTTTCTCGTGCCGTTATCCAACAAAAGTTGCTCTGTTTCAGGGAGATTTCGCGCGCCAGGATGGCCAATCCGGTTCTGTCGCATTTGCCTGATGGCAAAAGCTGGGGTGGGGATCGGGTGCAAGCCTGGCGCAGCAGGCTTGATGACAAACGACAGCAACATGCTGCCCCCTTTCCCAGCGGATCCGGAACTTCGGAGAGAAGGCGTCAGTCTTAATAAGATTATTCCGGATCCTGGACAGCCCTGTGGACTCAAGGGTGCCGGTCATTGGACAGGTATTTGATTATGGCGCCAGTGCCGGGAACAACCAGGATTGAAACCAGTAAGCCGATCAGCCACATGACCACCATCATTGGGCCGGAGTTCATCATTTTGTTCACCTGGTGTGCTTTATTAACCTGACAATTTCGGGAGATTATTATGCGCCGTCGCTCATTTTTTGCTGCACTGTTTGGTTTCTTTGCAACTATTGCAGGTTATCGGTTCTGGCGTGGTGCCACCCCGGCTCTGGCCCAGGATAATGAGATGATGGGAGGAGGTATGATGGGGGGTGGGGGCATGGGAGAAATGATGTCGCCGGAAAACATGCGCGGGCCGATGCGTACCGGGATGGCGCTTTTCGAGCGGCATAAACTCATTCACCGCACAGTCACCGAACTGCCCAATGGGGTGTACGACGTAACCACCTCCACCGACCCCACCACAGCGGCACTCATCCAGAAGCATGTGGTGGAAATGTACGAAAGATTAGACCAGAACCGCCCATTCCCTTACCCCAT contains:
- a CDS encoding copper-binding protein — translated: MKKLHFILVPVVLAAFFTVPASGADMPNMAGMKMETPTTAVGKGHKGKGIVNSVDLAMLKPGQHVDFELSEKAKGQYLVTKIAPAK